CAAAACTGACCCACTGGTGAATCCAGATTACTCTCTCTAATGCTTGACTCTAATCATAGGATCGCCCTTCCTAGaaaccttcaatggctcccaCTGCCTACAAACTCCTACCTTGTGCTCCCCTTTTACCCTCTGAGATTACCACACTCCCCTGCGCTTCCCTAACCTCCAGCCAAAGAGGACTCCTCCTTAAACATGTGCTGGACATTCCTGTCACCATGTTCTTACTCAAGCCATTCCTTCTGCTGATAACATCCTTCCTCTCATCTCCACCTTTTATGAGCCCTTCAGAATTCACTTCAACCTCCACCTCCTTGTACCCTTTCCAGAGCCCTGTGTTCTGAATCCCAAGAGCTGACCTCATTCTGCCTTATATTGTGACTTGGCATGTATTCActttattttgttgattaattggtgagctccttgaaggtcaaaatgattttttatttatatttgctttatttctaatGGCTTGAATATGGAAGAaagtcaaatatttgttgagtcaaAGATTGAAACACCCTAAAAGTCCAAGGAAATGCAGTTTTAATGAAATGTCAGACTCTGTGAGAGGACTTATGTCAACACAGTGGATGGTTAACTAAACTTAGGCTTGAGAAGAAAGAGTGGTTCAGTGGGGGTAGAAGATCTCTAAGAGTTAAGGGTACTTGAACTGCAGCACTGTAGTCTGTCCTGAGCAATACCACCATTCTAGCTGGGCCATAGGGGTCCCTGCTCTGGATCTAGTCCATCTCCCTTTGTGCCCATCCTCAGAGAGTGAGGAGTTCACAGGCCCAAGGGGATTGTCCTCCTCAAGCCCACACTCATATCCCCTCTTCTAGACCTCGAGCTCCTTGTCCAGATGACTCTGGGCCCGCTTTCAATGACCATATAAGCCTCCATACTGGGTCTTCTATCCTAAAATTCTATCTTATTCTATAAAAGACTGTTTGGAATGAGATGGGTGGAACTAATACATGAAACCTGGATTATCTGCTATACATATACTAGGACCCTTGTGGTGTTGGCAGGAGTTGGTATGAGAAAAGATGGGGAGATAGGACAGATGCTAGGAGTAGGAAACTTGGAGACATTCTTCCCACatagaagtgttttatttatttttatttttattaaaaattttttaatgtttatttatttttgagagacagaaagacagagcatgagggggagccgggcagagagagaggaagacacagaatccaaagcaggctccaggttctgagctgtcagcagagagcctgacacggggatgaaactcatgaaccatgagatcatgacctgggctaaagtcggacgcttaacctactaagccacccaggtgcccccaacacaGAAATATTTCTGAGTGGACATCTAAGGTGTGTGAATTTGTCAAGATGGGTCATAGGACATACTTTACTCATCGGTTTATTATCttgatttatgattttaaaatatttagacataTGATATTGGggtctttatttgtatttctgcccCATGTTGTACAAATATTGGAATAGTCCTTGTTCCAAGAGCCCAGTGCATGGGGCACAAACCATAGACCACATGGCCCTACGGGAAGTTccacaataaagcaaaaaagTATTACATGATGTAGGCTTTTTCACCTTGACCCATAAAAGTAATAATACATATGCATGATGTTGTGACccagtacatacacacacacacacacacacacacacacactcctaaaatttattcttgattatttaatataatatggGAATGAGTTTTGGGTTTCAGCAGTTGGGTGGATGCCGGTACTCTCTTCTGAAATAGGAAGAGCTTAGACAGAACAGGTTttggaagagaaatcaagaattctttttttgttcGTCTATTTGTTTTGCCATGGTAAGTTTGAAATACATCTTAGATATTCAAGTAGAGTCCAAGTGGCGATATCAGAAAGGTGATTCTAGAGTTTAGAGGTAAAAAAGACAAGACTAGAGATGAATGTTCTGGAAAAAACTACATACAGTTGGCATTACAAGCCATGGGAGTAAATGAACTaatgtggggagaggaagggaagactgAGAAGAGACCAGGCATAAGTACCAGGCCTAGGGCAACCCAATACTGAGAGGTGgatagagaaggagaggaaagtaAGGAGATTGAAAAGGAGCAGTCATTGTGAGTGTGGTGCTAGGGAAGCCACGAAAAGTAAGCATTTCAAGGTGGGAGGGCTCAATTCCCTTACATGCTGCCAAGAGGGCAAGTAAATGAAGACAAAGACATCGAATGTGGAAGCTAGGAAATTTTTGCTGACCTTGACTAGCAGTTCTAGTGGAATGTTGGAGACACAATTCTGACAGGCATAGGTGGAAGAAAAAGCGGGAGGTATGAAAGTGGATTCTGTGACCTTGATGActcatttgagaaagagaacagaagaggggTGGCATCTGAAGGGGAGGCAAAAGGTGGATGGAGGAGTTTTTCAATATGGCCAATATCAGAGCAAGTGTGTAAGCCATGGCAATGATAGCAGAGAAGAAACCAAATGACACGTCGAGGAGAGAGGGATCAGTGTGGAAGAGAAGTTCTAAAGAAGGTGAGCAGGTTGGACTcaggacacaggaagaagaactggctttggggaggagggggacactCTATTCATTGCGACAGGACAAAAAGCAGACAGTCTGCCTGGACACACATGTTGGTGTATGTGGGAGTAGGAAGTTGAGTAGAACGTTTCTCATCTTTTAGAAAAGTTCACACTCCATCTGGTAAACATAAaagtctcaggggcgcctggatggctcagtcagttaaacgtctgtcccttggtttgggctcaggtcatgatctcacggttcatgagtttgagcccctcattggcctctatgctgacagtgtggatcctgcttgggattctctctctgcccctccctcatgctctctccctcaaaaataaataaacactaaaaaaaagttgCAGGCCAGCTTCCTTCTTCCAGAAAGAATTCTGCTGTGACTTGAGTTGCGAGGGTTCTCATCAGCCGGAAAACCACTGCTCAACAGAATCCGAAGTCCATCTTCAAGGCACCACCCCAGCCAAGGCCTTTGGAGCATTTACCATAATTTCCATCATGGAAATGATGTGTTTTTCTCCCATGTtccaaacatatatatttatatctaactATATATCGAGAGTGACCTTTTAAATCACCTATACCCCTGTCCTCTACCATCGCCACTGAAAATCAAGTCACCAAGTTAGAGATTAATGTCACTTACTAAGTAGCctctttaaaacacaaatattaaaGGGGTTGGGTCCCTTAGACACCTACTTCCACCCCTCCTTTTATTCCCCAGAATCATATGGAAATATAGTTATGTAGTTCAGCATTGCAAAAATTCAAGGACACCTGGGgagcttattttaaaatgcagattcataGGCCCCACCCTAGACAGATGTAATCACCGTGCCAAAGCGTAAGATCACGTCACCAGCATCCTACTAAATTCCTCCAATATGCCTCATATGCACACTGGGCATAAATTCGAAACCAGGAAATTACAtctatcttttctctctttgggaAATCTGCTTTTCTAAACCCTGGTTGCGGGTTAGAAGCTACTGTGAACTCCAAGGAGAGCTGGGGTCTTGTCCTTTCATCTCACCAACTAGTGCTTCCTTGGGACCAGAGCTCAGTGTACCCAGCAGCCTTTCTTGTGCTTCGTCTGTCCAGGGTTTACACAATAAGGATgccttgctttgtctcttctgGCTGCTTTAATAAAACATCATAGACagtgtggcttaaacaatagagttcatttctcacagttctggaaactagaagcccaagatcaaggtgctgacaaATACTGTCCTTGGTAAGGgtcctcttcctggcttacagacaGCCACCATCTCCCTGGGCCCTTACATGGCTTCTTCTTGTGTACATGGAGAGAAGAgggacactaatcccattatgAGGGCTCTACTaacctcatctaaccctaattacttcccaaaggacTCATCTCCTACTACCATCACGTTgaaggttagggcttcaacacgcGAATACTAGGGGAACACAAACATGCAGCCCACTGCAGGGGATCTGGGTAAGCCAAGGGTTTACCAGAATTTCATTCCTGAGCAGAGTGAGGTCACTTGAGGTGTTTGCATAGATGATGACCTCTCTTTACTCTATCTTGCTCCTGCCCATATTGTAGCATCTTGCTCTTGGGAAAGCAGCATTCATGCCCCTTTCTGGCTGGGTTGGTCCAAAAATACATGCTCACTCTGAGATGCTGGGCTTTACACACAGGTGTGGGCTGTCTGGACACACAGGGTaattcccccacccccttgaTTGGGTCTTTGTCTTTTGAATGGGTCACCCTTCCATTGCCACGTTCCAGTCATGAGGCTGCCTCACACACCTAGGTTTCCAGCAGATTTGAAACagcattggattatttgtgtgaaAGTTTCCATGTTAGATGTTACATGTTCTGGCTGGACCCTCCTCTTATCCCTACCATGTTAACACCAGTTACACTCTTAGACTTGAACACACTCCTGTAAACTTTCCCCCTTCCAGCCCCTATCCCCCATTCTCATACTCCCATGGTTGTTTCTACCTCTTCACTGGTGTCCGCACTCTCTGCTCTCCCCGGAATGTCCTCTTCAGCTCTCTCTGCTTGTCCAGAAACCACAAGCCCTGcttctttctttgactttcctTATCTTACTAAACTCCTTGGAGCTATTCTTAATGTGTGGTCAGGGGATGAATTTCAAGAAGTCTGTCAACTTCTCTCCATGAACATGCCATGTTCTCTCTCATATCCCAGCCTCTTTGAGCACTGTGCTCATTGCCTGGAAGAGTCTTTTCTTCCTCTACCCAAGTCCCCTGGCCCCACTCCCAACACATActtcaccctctgcccctcttttccAGAAATATGCAGACACTTATTGGGACCCATTTAGTTGATAATTAATCATATTTGGACTTACCCTCTTTTTCCATCTGACTCAACTGTGTTAGATCTGCCTTCTCTCAGCCAAAGCATAaacttttattgtattgtattgtattgtattgtattgtattctgttctattctattcctccctgctcccaccctccccaacacacatacaatGTGTATACAcctgtgcacacgtgcacacacacacacacacacacacaccctcttgcATTCCATCTGCGTTCCCTCATTCAGTGAAGACCATCATTCTCTCAGTTGCCCTCCACACTCAGTCTTTCAGGTCACAACTTAGACTTCACTTCTTCCAGAAACCCTTCCTCAAACTACACCATCCCTTGGCAGCAGCCTGGATCCAGTTTCTCTGCTCACTGCTTCCAAGCCTCCCTGTATATCTCGGTTGTGGGGTGTATCGCATGACTCTGTAGTGAGTGTCCATTTGTACCACCCACTAAATGATTCATTCTGTGCAGGGAGGGATGCCAGCCATCTTCTTGCCACATAAaaggcattcaacaaatgctttaaaaaaatgatttaacaaacaaaactgagGGTGAGCAGTCGTTTTGGCTGAATGGATCtgagcaaaacaaaactagaCAGGAAAGCTGTTGCAGCAAAATCGCACTGTGCCTCCCAACACCGCCCTGAAATCAGTTGGGTACTAAGTGCTGATTGGGGTTGCTATGGCATATCATCTCTCCTCGGCGTGGGACAGACGTTTTGAGTAGTTTTGACTTCTTAGAGGTTTGGTAACTGAGATCTTAGGGGTTTGGGTTCGAAtgagggtgagggttatgttaaGGTTTGGGCTGAGAGAGGTCCAGCTGGGAGTTAGGCTTGGGCAAAGGGCTAGGGAAGAACATGGAGCCAGACTGAGGAGGTACATAGGGTTAGGGATAGGAGGAGGTTGAGGATGAGGCTAGGGCTAGAGATCAGGAGAAGGTCGAGGCTAAGGTGATCTGAGGCTTGGGCTGATGACGGGGATAAGGCTAAAGCTAGAGAGATGAGTGTGAGACTGGGCCGGGGCCTGGGTTGGAAATAGGGCTGGAGTTGGGGATGTGGTTGGAAATGGGGCTTCCTGTACATTAACTCCCTCTCCCTGCAGTGGCTGGGGCTCTGAGGAACCTCCCAGAAGTAAAGCTGGAGGGAATTCTGGGTAGCTCCATTACCATTGAGTGCCCGCTTCCTCAAAAGCATGTGAGGTTGTATCTGTGCCGGGAAGTGGCTGAATCTGGAGTATGTTCCACCGTCGTGTCCAGCAAGAATTTCGTCAAGGAAGAATACAAGCACCGAGTCACCCTGAAGCCATATCCAGATCAGAATGTGTTCCTAGTGGAGGTGACAGAGCTGACCAAGAGTGACAGCGGAGTCTATGCCTGTGGGACAGGCATGAACACAGACCGGGGCAAGACCCAGCAGGTCACCCTGAGTGTCCACAGTGGTAGGTGCCCCCCCATGGAGGCTCAGTGCACCTAGCAAATGTCACCACCTGGGAAGGCTGGGAGAACCACTGAACTACAGAAGTCCTACAGACTGTCATGCTATTACCATGCTAGCCAGTCCAAAGATAATTGGGATTTGCATAGTTGAAACCTCATACAGTGAATTAACTTCACAGTCCCCCAAATTTCCGACCCAAACCATTTGAAAGGAACAAATAAACGCTCTCCTTGTGTTGTATTCTATCCGCACTCCCCAAGGTCTGAGGGGAATGAGGGTTTAAGGTAGAGGAGAGGCTCTGAGATGGGAGGAAATTGGAAGCAAAAGGATATAACTGCCTTACACAGCTGTCCCATGAGACATAGCAGGGATAACTATCAAGGAAAGACAGTCATTTTTCAAGTCACATTTGTAGGTCAAACTTAGTATTTTATGATCTGATCCTTTCCATATGTCTCCCAAATCCCACCTTTCTCCATTCCTCTACTGACTTCTTAACTCCTATGCAACCACTAATTCAACAGCCACTCTAAAATCCCAGTGGCCACTGAGCAAGGGTGGAAGAGCATTTCTTTCAGGGAAGTCTCCAGCCCATTCTTTTTCTGCTCTTCCTGGTGGACTCTGGCCTCGTCCTCCCACTGCCATCCACCCTGGCTGAGTCAGCTTCAACTCATACCAACATCCCTTCCTGGGGTCTCAGTCTCTTCCGAGAGCCGCCCCCCAGTGTATTTATTCCCTTTGCCTCGATAGAGTATGACCCATTCTGGGAAGACGAGCTGATGCCTGAGCCTCCAAGATGGTTTCATAAATTTTTACATAGACCGATGCCCCCTTGGTTCCAGATGCCTGCACATGCCGATTCTCTTGAATTCATACCTAAAGGTCAGTTCACCAAAGCTGAGGTAGGAGAGGTGGGGGCGATGATGTGGGGGCATTGTGACAGTGGAGGGGGGAATATGTGTTCAGTTCATGGAATGGTTGGCAAAGCACAGCTGAGTCTCAGATGTGTATTTCCTTGTCGTGGGAGACGGTACTTCCCGGAGATTAGCATCCTATGTCCTTCAAGCCCATCCCAAAGCCTGGTCACTTGGCACGAATTGCAGAACTTACACATCACCACCAGGTGGCACCACAAGTAATGCTCCATTCACAAAACCCAGCTCTTTTATGAATGACTTGGGGAACCAAGACTGGGCAGATCTTTTCCAGCCAGAGATGGTCATGCCTCCTGTTCCCCACAGGGTTGTCTTCATTTTCTGGCATACAGTGATTTTAACAACTCTCTTTTGCAATAAAAAGTCGGATGATTATACTAATGGTACTTTTACATTTCCAtacattttccttgttttaaatgCATCTTTAACATGCAATTATCTACATCATATCTTCACATCTATCTTGTGAGGTAGATACATCAATTGAACATTGTGACACTACAGGACTTTTCTGTGTGCCAAGAGAGATCGTTTAACTGAGCATATCTTATAcccaaggttgtgggatggaAGAGACCAGGCAAGCACACAACTACAGCATAAAGCAGAGTGGGGATGGAACTGCAAACAGGCCTTTTCCCAGGATCAGAGGAGAGCAAGCTCTTCTGCCTggaaagtcagggaaggcttcctggaggaaatgaCATTTGAAGCAAATATACATAGAAGTTACTAGGTGGAGAGGCCATGCTAAGAAGGCATTTCAGGCCATGAGGACTGCAATAGAGGGAGTCTAGGGGAAAGGAGAGTATGTTCAAGAAAGACAGGGTGACCCCATCCTACTGGTGACTAGAATGTATATATGGAAGGTCACTCTTTTCCGCCATCTCCTGCAGCTACCCCACCAGCTCAAAGGACTGAGGCTCCTCCAGcaacccacccctcccccaccacccgaATCTCTCACCACCTTCAAGTTTCCAGAGCATCTTCAGTAGCAGTTACCAAGCCCCCAACCTTCCTGCCATCTACCACCACAACCTCAAAGACCTCAACTCCGGGGGTGCTTCGTAAGCTCCAGACGGCCAGCTACAACTACCACAGCAGGCTTCACAGGCAGAGGTAAGAGGTCTCCACCATCCAGGATGGGCTAGAGGTCAGGCAAAGTAGTCTAGAGTTAGGAGATCCATTGAAATCTTCCTGCAGTGTCCACCAACAGAGACCCTTCTTGTGTCTAGGCTACCTATGAGTGTAGCGCATTAACTTATTAGTCCAATAACAGGAACCCACTTGTCAATGCCCCAGCAGGACACCCTGTAGAAATGAGACCCAAATCTTTTAGTCATTCAGTGTTCGTTCAAATCTATTTTGATGGGGAactaaataagaataaaattaacaataaaactgTTAACTACTAAATTTAGCTTCactgttttactttttcagtGTGGCTTCTAGAGTATTTAAAATTACCTATGTGACCACATTGTATTTGTATAGGATAGCGCGGGTCTAAAGCCTGGGGAGCACCTAGGAAAGTGCGACAATGGACCACTAGGGGGCAGCACTAGAGCAGACGCCAAAGAAAACCTATAATAATTGGAATTATTTTGCCTAACCAAAGACAAACATGTTAGTGAGAAAAGGGACCTCGAGCATC
This genomic interval from Prionailurus viverrinus isolate Anna chromosome F1, UM_Priviv_1.0, whole genome shotgun sequence contains the following:
- the FCMR gene encoding fas apoptotic inhibitory molecule 3 yields the protein MDLWLWSLCFLPVAGALRNLPEVKLEGILGSSITIECPLPQKHVRLYLCREVAESGVCSTVVSSKNFVKEEYKHRVTLKPYPDQNVFLVEVTELTKSDSGVYACGTGMNTDRGKTQQVTLSVHSEYDPFWEDELMPEPPRWFHKFLHRPMPPWFQMPAHADSLEFIPKATPPAQRTEAPPATHPSPTTRISHHLQVSRASSVAVTKPPTFLPSTTTTSKTSTPGVLRKLQTASYNYHSRLHRQRAFHQGPVSGMEDQGFHILVPTALSLILLALVGLLVKRAIQRRKVLSRRVRRVAVRMRALEASQRPPQQRRRASQPPRSQNIYSACPRRARAADAAGVPEAPLAGPGASASAPPAAPQVMETLWLHAPSLKTSCEYVSLYYKPVAKAEDTDSDDYVNIPCLTHLSHCPPGPRPWCQ